Proteins found in one Brevibacillus brevis genomic segment:
- a CDS encoding methyl-accepting chemotaxis protein has translation MKIRTKIILAFGVILAVMFGSGTYMHLQMLAMKASYTQIIEEEKLLTDLREMQFIMTGRNNDERAYLLTGDEEFRMELKGKAAKVDSLFAKMNSSLESSHHREKMEEAMGLYKSFLESSEKAVEAQDNGLHEEAIAHHFGQERQSRLALDSVVSGLVEEVRNEIEVDRQELAENEGTSAMIQLFFNAVGILVAIVVGGFLIRSIVAPLHRVNKQLHDIAEGKGDLTQELTVSSKDEIGQLAGSFNRMLANLRELISQVRGHAQQVAAAAEQLTASSKQTSQATEQIAITIQEMTEGTDRQSQNVEESQQEVEEISAGIEKIAARAQSVSAAAASTSELATEGDRTIQQSVSQMNGIGETMENLTALVGGLGKRSEQIGQIVEVITQISGQTNLLALNAAIEAARAGEHGKGFAVVADEVRKLAEQASASAQEISQLVASIQMETNEAVLTMEKGSQEVADGMGGVARAGEAFSQIRDAVVGVTNEIQEVSTAAHTLTESTGKVGQSMQMIATVAQSAVSLSVGVSSATEEQLASMEEIYSSAASLAGLADDLEKLIGHFKV, from the coding sequence GTGAAAATCAGAACAAAAATCATCCTGGCTTTTGGTGTCATATTGGCAGTCATGTTCGGTTCAGGTACGTATATGCACCTGCAAATGCTAGCAATGAAGGCATCCTACACCCAGATTATCGAAGAGGAAAAATTATTGACGGATCTGCGTGAAATGCAGTTTATTATGACAGGTCGAAATAATGACGAACGAGCCTACTTGTTAACAGGCGATGAAGAATTTCGGATGGAATTGAAGGGAAAGGCAGCAAAGGTGGACAGCCTGTTTGCCAAAATGAACAGTTCTTTAGAGTCTTCTCACCATCGTGAAAAAATGGAGGAGGCAATGGGACTGTACAAGTCCTTTCTGGAGTCGAGTGAGAAAGCGGTAGAGGCACAGGATAATGGGCTACATGAAGAAGCCATCGCTCATCATTTCGGTCAGGAGCGGCAATCGAGATTAGCACTGGATTCGGTTGTGAGTGGATTGGTCGAAGAGGTGCGTAATGAAATCGAAGTAGATAGACAGGAGCTGGCGGAGAACGAAGGAACTTCGGCCATGATCCAGTTGTTTTTTAATGCAGTGGGAATTCTCGTCGCGATTGTGGTTGGCGGTTTTCTGATTCGCTCGATTGTGGCACCGCTGCACCGGGTGAACAAACAGCTACATGATATCGCTGAAGGAAAAGGAGATTTGACGCAAGAGTTGACCGTCTCTTCCAAAGACGAGATTGGACAGTTGGCAGGCTCATTTAACCGGATGCTAGCCAACTTACGAGAGCTGATTTCTCAGGTTCGTGGGCATGCCCAGCAGGTTGCAGCCGCAGCTGAACAACTGACAGCGAGCTCGAAGCAAACGAGCCAAGCTACGGAGCAGATCGCCATCACGATTCAGGAAATGACGGAAGGAACGGACAGGCAATCCCAAAACGTAGAGGAGAGTCAGCAAGAAGTCGAAGAAATATCCGCAGGCATTGAAAAAATTGCGGCACGTGCGCAAAGTGTGTCGGCTGCGGCTGCCAGTACCTCAGAGCTGGCGACAGAGGGGGATCGTACTATCCAGCAGTCGGTTTCCCAGATGAACGGGATCGGAGAAACGATGGAGAATTTGACTGCACTGGTAGGTGGTTTGGGAAAACGCTCTGAGCAAATCGGCCAAATCGTCGAAGTCATTACACAAATTTCAGGTCAGACGAATCTCTTGGCATTGAATGCTGCTATCGAAGCGGCGAGGGCTGGCGAGCACGGCAAAGGCTTTGCTGTCGTGGCGGATGAAGTGCGAAAGCTGGCTGAGCAGGCATCTGCATCGGCACAAGAAATCTCCCAACTGGTAGCGTCGATCCAGATGGAGACGAACGAAGCGGTCCTCACGATGGAAAAAGGCTCTCAAGAAGTAGCAGACGGGATGGGGGGCGTCGCAAGAGCAGGGGAAGCGTTCTCTCAAATTCGTGATGCTGTTGTTGGCGTGACGAATGAAATACAAGAGGTATCGACTGCTGCACATACCCTTACGGAAAGTACAGGCAAGGTCGGACAATCGATGCAGATGATCGCCACTGTCGCGCAATCGGCTGTCTCTCTGTCGGTGGGAGTCTCGTCTGCTACAGAAGAACAGCTTGCCTCGATGGAGGAAATCTACTCCTCGGCTGCATCGCTGGCGGGTCTCGCGGATGATTTGGAAAAACTGATAGGCCATTTCAAGGTATAA
- a CDS encoding MFS transporter — protein sequence MPAPNNTPATKLESHERMSIWRNRPFLVLFFTSTFIACGAKVYELALPLILYDMTQSAVAMTTMKSIEFLPNLLLAMFIGVWVDRFSKKRWSQWMVFGQMILLFLLYGLTESGHAQVIHYYVAGFFLMAFNYGFHNARVSMIKQVVPTPLLTSANARFSFMSTFIEIMGPAITGFILLLSALHTGLLITGTAYLLAFIAISFLDRTDAPAPSQGGFWQELRNGWKELLGNRPLWQITVLVIFLNATSGMYDAMIIFFAKDHLRLDNSTLGLVLSAAGLGGLLGSSVVAYLRRRFPIGRIMGMTILLLGCSYLLMVFAQSMWMLCLSLFLTGLISTIENVCIWTFRQETTPAHMIGRISGITGSIFKLGIVFSIYGSGWMTLSFGPWSVFLAAAVGNLVVFLVYRRLALWKLA from the coding sequence ATGCCAGCCCCTAACAACACCCCCGCCACGAAGCTTGAATCACACGAGAGAATGTCGATCTGGCGGAATCGGCCCTTTCTCGTCCTCTTTTTCACGTCCACCTTTATCGCGTGTGGAGCAAAGGTGTACGAACTGGCCTTGCCATTGATCTTGTATGATATGACCCAATCGGCAGTTGCCATGACGACCATGAAAAGCATTGAGTTTTTGCCAAATCTGCTGCTCGCCATGTTCATCGGCGTCTGGGTGGATCGCTTCTCCAAAAAACGCTGGTCGCAATGGATGGTTTTTGGCCAGATGATCCTGTTGTTTTTGCTATATGGACTGACCGAATCCGGACATGCACAGGTCATTCATTATTATGTGGCTGGCTTTTTCCTGATGGCGTTTAACTACGGCTTTCACAATGCTCGCGTCAGCATGATCAAGCAGGTGGTCCCTACCCCTCTGTTAACCTCAGCCAATGCTCGTTTTTCTTTTATGAGCACGTTTATTGAAATTATGGGACCTGCGATTACCGGGTTTATTCTGCTTCTATCGGCGCTGCACACCGGGCTGCTTATTACGGGTACAGCCTATTTACTGGCTTTTATCGCCATATCGTTTTTAGATCGTACAGATGCGCCTGCCCCCTCTCAGGGCGGCTTTTGGCAGGAGTTGCGAAACGGTTGGAAGGAGCTGTTGGGCAATCGACCATTATGGCAGATTACAGTACTCGTGATTTTTCTCAATGCGACCTCGGGCATGTATGACGCCATGATCATTTTCTTTGCCAAGGATCACCTTAGGTTGGACAATTCCACATTAGGGCTGGTGCTTTCCGCGGCTGGACTTGGCGGTCTTCTCGGCAGCTCAGTGGTTGCCTATTTGCGGAGACGATTTCCCATCGGTCGCATCATGGGCATGACCATCCTGCTTCTCGGTTGCTCCTATTTGCTCATGGTTTTCGCGCAAAGTATGTGGATGCTCTGTCTTTCTCTATTTCTCACGGGACTGATCAGCACGATTGAAAACGTCTGTATTTGGACCTTTCGTCAAGAGACTACCCCTGCCCACATGATTGGCAGAATTAGCGGGATCACCGGCTCTATTTTCAAGCTCGGAATTGTCTTCTCCATCTATGGTTCGGGCTGGATGACCTTGTCGTTCGGGCCTTGGTCAGTCTTTTTGGCAGCGGCAGTGGGGAATCTCGTGGTTTTTCTCGTATATCGAAGATTGGCTTTGTGGAAATTGGCGTAA